Proteins encoded within one genomic window of uncultured Draconibacterium sp.:
- a CDS encoding type IX secretion system membrane protein PorP/SprF, with protein MMKAKLNIIKGLGILAIVVAAFTSNAQQDPMFTQYMFNTQTINPAYAGTWESVGFMALGRDQWTGWDGAPRTYTFSIQAPLKNERVALGLNVMNDKIGLEKRFYLFADYSYLVPISEKTNLRLGLKGGFTNYSNNLAEYTILDPNDPNFSGEIKNAFKPNFGVGAFLYSKKAYVGLSVPKLVSTTFDDDMESFSVEGELRHYFLIAGAVFDMGENVKFKPTMFTKASFTSETGTPLQFDFTGNFLIKEKLWLGAMYRTGSSYGFIAQWIFDQKLRIGYAIDFTTNNMKHYSNGSHEVMISYELRFKKEKVVSPRYF; from the coding sequence ATGATGAAAGCAAAATTAAATATAATCAAAGGTTTAGGGATTCTGGCAATAGTAGTAGCAGCATTTACCTCAAATGCCCAACAGGATCCGATGTTTACTCAATACATGTTTAATACACAAACCATTAACCCGGCTTATGCCGGTACATGGGAATCGGTAGGATTTATGGCACTGGGGCGCGACCAATGGACTGGATGGGATGGAGCACCCAGAACCTATACCTTCTCGATACAAGCCCCATTGAAAAATGAACGTGTGGCACTGGGCTTAAATGTAATGAATGATAAAATTGGTTTGGAAAAACGTTTTTATCTCTTTGCCGATTATTCGTACCTGGTTCCTATTAGCGAGAAAACAAATTTGCGACTGGGACTGAAAGGGGGTTTTACCAATTACTCCAACAATTTAGCAGAGTATACCATTTTAGACCCGAACGACCCGAACTTTTCCGGTGAAATAAAAAATGCATTCAAACCAAACTTTGGTGTAGGAGCCTTTTTATACAGTAAAAAAGCTTATGTTGGCCTTTCTGTTCCAAAACTAGTGAGCACTACTTTTGATGATGATATGGAAAGCTTTTCTGTGGAAGGCGAATTACGCCACTATTTCCTGATTGCCGGGGCTGTTTTTGATATGGGGGAGAATGTTAAATTCAAACCAACCATGTTTACCAAGGCTTCGTTTACATCGGAAACCGGAACGCCGCTTCAGTTCGACTTTACAGGAAACTTCCTGATTAAAGAAAAACTCTGGCTGGGTGCTATGTACCGAACAGGATCTTCATACGGTTTTATTGCTCAATGGATATTTGACCAAAAATTACGTATTGGTTATGCTATCGATTTTACTACAAACAATATGAAGCATTACAGCAACGGCTCTCACGAAGTAATGATCTCTTACGAACTAAGATTTAAGAAAGAAAAAGTAGTATCGCCTAGGTACTTCTAA